The Deltaproteobacteria bacterium HGW-Deltaproteobacteria-4 DNA window TCTGAAGAAACTCTTTGCGCAAGAAGGGGTTGAGGTCATTGCGCTGCGCGCCGGCAGTCGCTATCTCCTGCAGGAGCTGGCCACGCCGCCGGGAGGTGCTACCGAGATCGTCATCCTTGGAGCCCACTCTGCCGGACAGGTGGAAGAGGTCGAAGCGCCGCGCGAGAATATCTACGTCTCCAAGGCCTTCGATCTGGATCTCTCCATCGAACAGTTCCCGTTCCTCAAGTCGCATGTTATCGACAAAAAGGCGGTTCTTCCCCTGGCGATGATCGTCGAATGGCTGGGGCACGGTGCCATCCATAACAATCCCGGTTTGCGTTTTCACGGTTTCAACGACCTGCGCGTCCTCAAGGGGGTCACTTTGGAGACCGGACAGCTCCACAACCTTCAGGTCATGACCGGTAAGGCCTTCAAGAGCGGCGGCTTTCATGTCGTTCCGGTCGAACTCTCCGGCTCCTCGCCGAACGGGCAGCATTTCATCCATGCCCGCGCCAAGATCGTCCTCGCCAACCGTCTCCCGGAAGGGAAGGCGGCAATCGGGCGGCAGGAGCTCCCCCAGTATCCGCATCCAATGGCAGAGATCTACCGGCCGGAGCGCCTCTTCCACGGCGTCGATTTCCATGGTCTGCGCGAGGTGATCGGCTGTGCCTCCGAAGGGATCACCGCCCTGTCGCGACCCGCGCCTCAGCCGGCGGACTGGATTTCCCATCCCCTGCGCAACAGTTGGCTGGCTGATCCCTTGGTCATCGACGCCAGCTTCCAGTTGATGATCCTGTGGAGTTTCGAGCGCTATCAGGCCGCCTCCCTGCCGGTCTTTGCCGGTCGCTACCGTCAGTACAGCGAGAAATTCCCGGAGTGCGGCGCCGAGATTCGTATTCGCGTCAGTAAACAGAACCCCCACAAAGCGACGGCGGAGATCGATTTTGTTCATCCCCTTTCCGGCGAACTCCTGGCGCGCATGGAAGATTATGAATGCGTCATCGACGCGTCCCTGAATGAAACTTTCCAGCGCAATACCCTGCAGGGGGCGACCGGCGCATGAAGCATGGCAAATCGGTGGCGATCGTCGGGGTCGGCGGTATCTTCCCGGCGGCCCCGACCCTGGAGAGTTTCTGGACAAATATCACCGCGAATGTCACTGCCGCCCGCCTCCCACCGGCCGGGCGCTGGCTCCTTGATCCCGAGGAGGTCTATGCGCCGACGCGCGGCGCGGCGGACAAGGTCTATGCGCAAAAGGGCTGTTTTATCGAGACGGCGAGCAGCGAACTCTGCTTCGACGGTCTCGATCTGCCGACCGGTTTTCTTGAGCGCTTCGATCCCCTTTTTCACCTTTTGCTCCATAGCGGCCGCCAGGCCTTTGCGGATGGCGTTACCACCAATTTACAGCGGGAGAGGGTCGGGGTTATCATCGGCAATCTGGCGCTGCCGAGTGAAATGTCTTCCGCCCTGTCCCGGGACACCCTCGGCCGGACCTTTGCCGCGCAGCTCCTCGGCGCCGAGGTTGCGCTCGAAAATCCGGAGATTGATTCCCTTAATCGTTACGTCGCCGGGTTGCCGGCCGGTCTCCTGGCCCGTGCCCTTGGCCTCGGCGGCAGCTCTTACACCCTCGATGCCGCCTGTGCCTCTTCCCTCTACGCCATCAAACTGGCGGTCGACGAACTCCTTGCCCACCGCGCCGATGCGATGTTAACCGGCGGTCTGTCCCGTCCTGATCCTCTTTATACGCAGATGGGTTTTTCCCAGCTGCAAGCTCTCTCCCCGAGCGGCACTTGCTCCCCTTTCGATGCCCGAGGAGATGGGCTGGTGGTCGGTGAAGGCTGCGGCATCTTTCTGCTCAAGCGGACCGAGGATGCCGAGCGTGATGGCGATCATATCTACGCAGTGATTCGCGGCATCGGTCTTTCCAATGATCTCGGCGGCAGCCTCCTCGCTCCGGCTTCGGAAGGACAGCTGCGGGCGATGCGGGCGGCTTATGCGCAGGCAGGCTGGGCGCCGGAGGATGTCGATCTTATCGAATGCCACGCCACCGGCACCCCGGTCGGTGATGCTGTCGAGTTTGCTTCGTTACAGGAACTCTGGGGAAGCAGTGGCTGGCGGCGCGGCCAATGTGTCCTCGGCTCGGTCAAAGCGAATATCGGCCATCTCCTCACTGCCGCCGGTTCGGCCGCCCTGCTCAAAACCCTCTTCGCTTTCAAGACGGCGACCATGCCGCCGACGGCCAACTTTACCACTCCGGCCAAAGGCCTCAATCTGGCGGAGAGTCCCTTTAAACTCCTCAATACCGCCACCCCCTGGCCGGCGCGGGACAAGGATATACCGCGTCGGGCGGCAGTCAGCGCCTTCGGTTTCGGCGGTATCAATGCTCATCTCCTTGTCGAAGAGTGGCTGCCGACTCGTCTGGCCAAGAAGGGGACAGTCGCTTTTCATCCGGCTTTCCACAAACAGAATCAGCCGATTGCCATCGTCGGTATGGGTGCGCATTTCGGTCCCTGGGATTCTCTGCCCGCCTTCTCGCAGCGGGTCCTCGGCAGTTGTCAGCCGGTAGAAGCGACGCCACCGACAGCGTGGTGGGGGGCGGAGAGAAGTCAGTGGTTTCAGGCCGCCGGTCTCGACAAGGTTGACTTCCGCGGTTTCTTTCTCCCTGAAGTCGCTGCCGTCCCCGGCGAGTTCCGCATCCCTCCGAAAGAACAGGAGGAGATGCTGCCGCGCCAGCTGCTGATGCTGCAGGTGGCGCGGGCGGCATTGCAGGATGCCGGCCTGCAGAATGAAGAGCTCCACTTTACCGGCGTCTTTATCGGCGCCGGCCTCGATCTTAATGCCACCAACTTCAGCGTCCGCTGGGGGTTGCAGCGCCAGGCGCAGCTCTGGGCAGAGCAGCTCGACCTGCACTTGACGCCAGCGGAGATGAACGACTGGGTCGCCGAACTGCGCACCGCCGTCGGACCGCCGCTGACCGCCAACCGGACGATGGGCGCCCTTGGCAGCATCGTTGCCAGTCGCGTTGCCAAAGAGTTTCGTATCGGCGGCCCTAGTTTCACCCTCTGCAGTGAGGAGAACTCGGGGCTGCGCGCCCTCGAGGTCGGGATTCGTGCCCTGCAGCAGGGGCAGATCAACCGCGCCCTGGTCGGCGCGGTCGATCTCGCCGGCGATCTGCGCGCGGTCCTTGGGCAGCACGCCAGCCGTCCCTATTCGGCCACCGGGATGATTCGCCCCTTTGACAAGGACGCGGACGGCACGATTATCGGTGAAGGGGCGGCGGCAATTGTTCTCAAGCGTCTTGACGACGCCCAGCAGGATGGTGACCGCATTTATGCCGTTATTCGCGGCATCGGCTCGGCGACCGGTGGTGCGGCGGCACAATCAGCCCCGGCAGCACACACCTATAATCTTGCTTTAGAACGAACCTTTACCGGGGTGGATATTCAGCCGGCAAGTGTCTCTTATCTGGAGACGCACGGCAGCGGCTGTCCGGCAGAGGACGCGGTCGAGGTCAATGCCCTCGGCGCCTTCTTCGCTGCCACCGCCAATGGAAATCCCTGTTATGTCGGCAGCGTCAAGAGCGATATCGGTGATGCCGGCGCTGCGGCGGGCCTGGCTTCTCTGGTCAAGGCAACCCTGGCCCTGCACCGGCAGATCATCCCCCCTCTGCGTCAAGTCGATCATCCCCGTTACGAATGGATTCGCGCCCGCCGTGAGTTCATTCTTCCGCAGGCTGCGCAGTTCTGGATGCGCAACCGCGCCGAGGGACCGCGGCGTGCTCTGGTCAGTTCTGTCGCCGTTGACGGCAGTGCCGCTCATGTCCTTCTCGAAGGTTATGACGAGAAGCAGCGCGCGCCGCTGCCGCTAGCGCTGCGCCAACCCCTCGGCCCCCGCACAGAAGGACTCTTTGCCATGGAAGGGGAGTCGCCAGCGGAATTGCAGGCAGAGCTTTCGCGTTTTCGTACCTTTGTGGCACAGGTGGATGATGTCGGAATCGAAATTATCGCGGCGCGCTGGTGGAGACAGAATCCGTCGACACCGGGCAAGCGCAAGCGCCTGGCGGTCGCCATGGTCGCTGCGAACATTGCCGAACTGGACGAAGCGATCAGCTCGGCACTCCGCGCCCTTGAGGAGAATCCGGAAGAGCCATTTGCACAGAACGGCGGACTGCGGGACCGTCTCTTTTATAGTCCGCAGCCGCTGGCGCTGACCGGCAAGCTCGCCTTTGTCTTCCCCGGCTCAGGGAATCACTTTGCCGGTATGGGGCAGGAGCTTTCGGCGCAATGGCCGGAGATCTTCCGCCGCCAGGATGAAGGGAGTCAGCTCCTGGCCTGTCAGTATCTGCCGCAAGCCTTCTGGCGCCCGCAGCTGGCCCCGGTCCTGCATAACGACCACAATGCCCTGGTCATCGGTCAGGTGGCGGTAGGGACGGCCTGCAGCGATCTGATGCGTTCCTTCGGGATTGAGCCGCACGCGGTCAGCGGCTACAGCCTCGGCGAATCCGCCGGACTCTTCTCTCTCGGCGCCTGGAAAGATCGCGACGGCATGGCGCGGCGCCTCAAGGAGTCGCCCCTCTTTACCGACGAGCTGGCCGGACGCTGCACTGCTGCCCGTCAGGTCTGGGGCCTTCCGCCCGAGGAGAATGTCGATTGGGTGCTGGGCCTGGTTGCTGCCCCGGCAGCGATTGTCAGCAAAGCATTGGAAAAGTTCCCGCGTGTCTATCTCCTGATCATCAATACTTATGAGGAGTGTGTGATCGGCGGCGATCGTCGGCAGTTGGAGGAACTGGTCACCAGCCTCGGTTGCCACCTCTTTCCTCTCCAGGGGGTGACGACCGTGCATTGTGAAGTCGCCCGCCCGGTGGCAGATCCGTATCGGCAGCTGCATCTCTTTCCGACCACGCCGCCAACGGGGGTCGATTTTTACAGCAGCGCTTACGGCCAGCGCTATGATCTGAGTGCAGAGAAGGTCGCTGATTCAATCCTCGCCCAGGCCCTGACCACTGTCGACTACACCAAAGTCATCGAACAAGCTTACAGCGACGGTATCCGGATCTTTCTGGAAATGGGGCCGGGGAACTCCTGCAGCCGGATGATCGGCCGCATCCTTGCTGGCCGGCCGCATCTTTCCCGGGCAGTCTGTTATCCCGGTCAGGATCCAACCTCGCTGATCCTGCGCTGTCTGGCTCAGGCGATCAGCGAACGGGTGCCGGTGAATCTGGCGGCGCTCTACGCTGATGTCGAGCTGGCGGCAGCGCCAGTCAGGAGTAAAGGCAAGATCATGACGACGATCGGCGGCAGCGCCTTTGCGCCAAAAATGCCGCCGAAGAAAATAATTGCCCCCAAACCCATAGAACCGATAACCCCTATACTTCCCATTCCCCCCATGGGATCGATGGAAAGCATGGGAAGTATGCAGACTGTTGAGCCTGTAATCCCTGATTCCCTCCTTGCCGATCTGCAAAAGATGCTGACCCTGCAGGCCGAGAGTCATGCCGCTTACCTCCGCTTCAGTGCAGCAATGACCGCTTCGCTCAGCGCCAATATCAGCTTGCAGACCACCCTGCTGCAGCAGTTGGGTGGCAATCATGGTCTGACTCTGGCACCTTTACCGCCGGTCGTAGTGCCGAAGCCCGCATTTGCTGAGCCGATCGCCTTTGATCGCGCCCTTTGTCTCGAATTTGCTGTCGGCTCCATTGCTAAAATGCTCGGGCCGGAATTTGCCGCCGTCGATAGCCATCCGACCCGGGTACGCCTCCCAGACGAGCCGCTGATGCTCGTTGACCGGATCATGGCGGTCGAAGGGGTAGCGCGTTCGATGACGCACGGTCGCGTCATTACCGAGCATGATGTCACCGCTGACCGCTGGTATCTCGACGGCGGCCGCATCCCCACCTGT harbors:
- a CDS encoding type I polyketide synthase; protein product: MKHGKSVAIVGVGGIFPAAPTLESFWTNITANVTAARLPPAGRWLLDPEEVYAPTRGAADKVYAQKGCFIETASSELCFDGLDLPTGFLERFDPLFHLLLHSGRQAFADGVTTNLQRERVGVIIGNLALPSEMSSALSRDTLGRTFAAQLLGAEVALENPEIDSLNRYVAGLPAGLLARALGLGGSSYTLDAACASSLYAIKLAVDELLAHRADAMLTGGLSRPDPLYTQMGFSQLQALSPSGTCSPFDARGDGLVVGEGCGIFLLKRTEDAERDGDHIYAVIRGIGLSNDLGGSLLAPASEGQLRAMRAAYAQAGWAPEDVDLIECHATGTPVGDAVEFASLQELWGSSGWRRGQCVLGSVKANIGHLLTAAGSAALLKTLFAFKTATMPPTANFTTPAKGLNLAESPFKLLNTATPWPARDKDIPRRAAVSAFGFGGINAHLLVEEWLPTRLAKKGTVAFHPAFHKQNQPIAIVGMGAHFGPWDSLPAFSQRVLGSCQPVEATPPTAWWGAERSQWFQAAGLDKVDFRGFFLPEVAAVPGEFRIPPKEQEEMLPRQLLMLQVARAALQDAGLQNEELHFTGVFIGAGLDLNATNFSVRWGLQRQAQLWAEQLDLHLTPAEMNDWVAELRTAVGPPLTANRTMGALGSIVASRVAKEFRIGGPSFTLCSEENSGLRALEVGIRALQQGQINRALVGAVDLAGDLRAVLGQHASRPYSATGMIRPFDKDADGTIIGEGAAAIVLKRLDDAQQDGDRIYAVIRGIGSATGGAAAQSAPAAHTYNLALERTFTGVDIQPASVSYLETHGSGCPAEDAVEVNALGAFFAATANGNPCYVGSVKSDIGDAGAAAGLASLVKATLALHRQIIPPLRQVDHPRYEWIRARREFILPQAAQFWMRNRAEGPRRALVSSVAVDGSAAHVLLEGYDEKQRAPLPLALRQPLGPRTEGLFAMEGESPAELQAELSRFRTFVAQVDDVGIEIIAARWWRQNPSTPGKRKRLAVAMVAANIAELDEAISSALRALEENPEEPFAQNGGLRDRLFYSPQPLALTGKLAFVFPGSGNHFAGMGQELSAQWPEIFRRQDEGSQLLACQYLPQAFWRPQLAPVLHNDHNALVIGQVAVGTACSDLMRSFGIEPHAVSGYSLGESAGLFSLGAWKDRDGMARRLKESPLFTDELAGRCTAARQVWGLPPEENVDWVLGLVAAPAAIVSKALEKFPRVYLLIINTYEECVIGGDRRQLEELVTSLGCHLFPLQGVTTVHCEVARPVADPYRQLHLFPTTPPTGVDFYSSAYGQRYDLSAEKVADSILAQALTTVDYTKVIEQAYSDGIRIFLEMGPGNSCSRMIGRILAGRPHLSRAVCYPGQDPTSLILRCLAQAISERVPVNLAALYADVELAAAPVRSKGKIMTTIGGSAFAPKMPPKKIIAPKPIEPITPILPIPPMGSMESMGSMQTVEPVIPDSLLADLQKMLTLQAESHAAYLRFSAAMTASLSANISLQTTLLQQLGGNHGLTLAPLPPVVVPKPAFAEPIAFDRALCLEFAVGSIAKMLGPEFAAVDSHPTRVRLPDEPLMLVDRIMAVEGVARSMTHGRVITEHDVTADRWYLDGGRIPTCVAVEAGQADLFLSAYLGIDFITKGQAVYRLLDAVVTFHRPLPVPGDVIRYDIRIDEFFRQDQTYLFRFSFEGTVNGEPLLSMQKGCAGFFSAAALAAGQGIVHTRLDLQPQPGIRPADWSELVPLAIEAYSDRQVQALYNGDLVGCFGSAFAHLGLQRPYTLPGGKLKLVDRVIELNPQGGRYGLGQIRAEMDIDPQAWFLTCHFVDDRVMPGTLMYECCMHTLRIYLLRMGWVGEEGQTWCEPVPGVDSGLKCRGQVTERTRTVTYQVSIKELGYRPEPYAIVDALMFADGKAIVEIPNMSVRLAGLNRANLEKMWQGRPTTARAIHELPLQTKPVLYDSARILAFAIGKPSEAFGVPYEIFDHERKIARLPGPPFQFIDRITAVSGEPWKLLAGATVQAEYDVPVDAWYFRESRQPQMPFSVLLEIGLQPCGWLAAYLGSALTSPIDLSFRNLDGKAIQHRAVTPASGTLTVNVKITRISSSGGMIIQGYDFVVNDSEGPVYSGDTVFGFFSKESLAQQVGVRDAKLCAPTPAELSRARSFPYPPSAPFPAEMLRMVDAIDLFITDGGPAGLGFIRGSKQVNPEEWFFKAHFFEDPVCPGSLGLESFLQLLKVVAVERWGGDENSIFETVALGEEQRWNYRGQIVPTNQLVQIEAVITAIDETGHLLKANGFLSVDGRTIYQLHDFSLRMHL